A part of Anolis sagrei isolate rAnoSag1 chromosome 3, rAnoSag1.mat, whole genome shotgun sequence genomic DNA contains:
- the KCNE4 gene encoding potassium voltage-gated channel subfamily E member 4 gives MFTMEHQNMTLPVVVAAASSGPAASTLEKGGGNGNEYFYILIVMSFYGIFLMGIMLGYMKSKRKEKKSNLMLLYKDEEREWGQAVKPLPTISGLRSVQIPMMLSMLQESMAPALSCTLCSMEGSSVSESSLTDVNLTIEEEVPGAELGETAEIALLNDSSEGSSESIHQNS, from the coding sequence ATGTTCACAATGGAACATCAAAATATGACCCTGCCTGTGGTGGTGGCTGCTGCTAGCTCTGGTCCTGCTGCTTCTACTcttgagaaaggaggagggaatggAAATGAATACTTTTACATCTTGATTGTCATGTCCTTCTATGGAATCTTTCTAATGGGAATCATGCTGGGATACATGAAaagcaagagaaaggaaaagaagtccaACTTGATGCTGCTCTATAAAGATGAGGAGAGGGAGTGGGGACAAGCAGTAAAGCCTCTGCCAACCATCTCAGGACTGAGATCTGTCCAGATTCCCATGATGTTAAGCATGCTGCAAGAGAGTATGGCACCGGCTCTTTCTTGCACCCTCTGTTCCATGGAAGGCAGCAGCGTGAGTGAGTCTTCCTTGACAGATGTTAACCTCACAATTGAAGAGGAAGTACCTGGTGCTGAACTGGGGGAAACGGCTGAAATTGCTCTCCTAAATGACAGCAGTGAAGGCTCTTCAGAGAGCATCCATCAGAATTCCTAG